From the genome of Streptomyces sp. V1I1, one region includes:
- a CDS encoding GvpL/GvpF family gas vesicle protein encodes MNELRYVYAVTRHFDGALPEDLRGIAGEPPRLLSHGDLVAVVSSVSADDFDEIPLRARLEDLDWLTGTARAHQAVVGALTSVTCPLPLRLATVCRDDSGVRRLLDAGRDRFVRTLERLDGRVEWGVKVYAETPAREADTPADAAPTGREYLRRRLNERRSREGTWELADAVSRRLHEELSQRAEAGMLHRPQQAQLSNAPGHNVLNAAYLVPREDSTAFVECLDRLRPDGPGLRVELTGPWAPYSFAGEEDDR; translated from the coding sequence ATGAACGAATTGCGCTACGTCTACGCCGTCACCCGCCACTTCGACGGGGCGCTGCCCGAAGACCTCCGCGGCATCGCCGGCGAGCCACCGCGCCTGCTGTCCCACGGCGACCTCGTCGCGGTCGTGTCCTCGGTGTCCGCCGACGACTTCGACGAGATCCCGCTCCGTGCCCGGCTCGAGGACCTCGACTGGCTGACCGGGACCGCTCGCGCCCACCAGGCCGTGGTCGGGGCCCTCACCTCGGTCACCTGCCCGCTGCCGCTCCGGCTCGCCACCGTCTGCCGGGACGACAGCGGGGTGCGCCGGCTGCTCGACGCGGGGCGTGACCGGTTCGTACGCACGCTGGAGCGGCTCGACGGGCGCGTCGAGTGGGGCGTGAAGGTGTACGCGGAGACACCCGCGCGCGAGGCGGACACCCCGGCGGACGCCGCGCCCACCGGCCGCGAATATCTGCGCCGGCGCCTGAATGAGCGCCGCTCCCGCGAAGGAACCTGGGAGCTGGCCGACGCGGTGTCGCGGCGCCTGCACGAGGAACTCTCCCAGCGGGCCGAGGCCGGAATGCTGCACCGGCCGCAGCAGGCCCAACTCTCCAACGCCCCCGGCCACAACGTCCTCAACGCCGCCTATCTCGTCCCGCGCGAGGACAGCACAGCCTTCGTCGAGTGCCTGGACCGGCTCCGTCCCGACGGGCCGGGCCTGCGGGTCGAACTGACCGGCCCCTGGGCCCCGTACTCCTTCGCGGGCGAGGAGGACGACCGATGA
- a CDS encoding gas vesicle protein has protein sequence MNNRQLEGVAGGLPSAYRSSDGANLADILERVLDKGIVIAGDIRINLLDIELLTIKLRLVVASVDKAKEMGIDWWEDDPALSCGARRSELAEENERLQRRIAELESVPETRSERRDPA, from the coding sequence ATGAACAACCGGCAACTCGAAGGGGTCGCCGGCGGCCTGCCCAGTGCGTACCGCTCCTCTGACGGTGCGAATCTCGCCGACATTCTTGAGCGCGTGCTCGACAAGGGCATCGTCATCGCCGGCGACATTCGCATCAACCTCCTGGACATCGAACTCCTGACGATCAAACTCCGCCTCGTCGTCGCTTCCGTGGACAAGGCCAAGGAGATGGGAATCGACTGGTGGGAGGACGATCCCGCCCTCTCCTGTGGCGCCCGCCGCAGTGAACTGGCCGAGGAGAACGAGCGATTGCAGCGCCGCATTGCCGAACTGGAATCGGTCCCCGAGACCAGGAGCGAACGCAGGGATCCCGCATGA
- a CDS encoding gas vesicle protein: protein MTVTGPTPLAQRDIALVDLLDRLLAGGVVITGNLTLRIADVDLVRIDLNALISSVSARVPSLWEESP, encoded by the coding sequence ATGACGGTCACCGGCCCGACACCTCTTGCGCAGCGCGACATCGCGCTGGTCGATCTGCTCGACCGGCTGCTCGCCGGTGGCGTGGTGATCACGGGGAACCTCACCCTGCGGATAGCGGACGTCGATCTCGTACGGATCGACCTCAACGCCCTGATCAGCTCCGTCAGCGCCCGGGTCCCGTCCCTGTGGGAGGAGTCCCCGTGA
- a CDS encoding GvpL/GvpF family gas vesicle protein, translating to MSTYVYGIARSTHPSPPEQVGGVGDPPQPVRVLRQGRLMALVSDAPESLRPKRRDLLAHQHVLRAAGAEGTVLPLRFGGLSPDDETLAAVLAEREDHYLERLGALDGKSEYNVKASHDEQSVLRRVLADDPELRAMAEAGRSDGDDSYEGKLQLGERIASAVRLREAQDADLLRAMLEVAAEEVSAGPQSTGWLTNLSFLVDGEHIAEFVAAVEAVRQEQPHLVLTVTGPLPPYSFVE from the coding sequence GTGAGTACGTACGTCTACGGCATCGCCAGGAGTACGCACCCGAGCCCTCCGGAGCAGGTGGGTGGCGTCGGGGATCCGCCGCAGCCCGTGCGCGTCCTGCGGCAGGGCCGGCTCATGGCCCTGGTTAGCGATGCGCCCGAGAGCCTGCGGCCCAAACGGCGCGACCTGCTCGCGCATCAGCACGTCCTTCGGGCGGCGGGGGCGGAGGGCACGGTCCTTCCCCTGCGCTTCGGCGGCCTCTCGCCCGACGACGAGACACTGGCAGCCGTCCTCGCCGAGCGCGAGGACCACTATCTGGAGCGGCTTGGGGCCCTCGACGGCAAGTCCGAATACAACGTGAAGGCCTCCCACGACGAGCAGTCCGTCCTGCGCCGGGTGCTCGCGGACGACCCCGAGCTGCGGGCCATGGCCGAGGCGGGCCGGTCCGACGGCGACGATTCGTACGAGGGGAAGCTCCAGCTCGGCGAACGGATCGCGTCCGCAGTGCGGTTGCGCGAGGCCCAGGACGCCGATCTGCTCAGGGCGATGCTGGAAGTGGCTGCCGAGGAGGTCAGCGCCGGTCCACAGAGCACCGGCTGGCTGACGAACCTCTCCTTCCTCGTGGACGGCGAACACATCGCGGAGTTCGTGGCCGCCGTCGAAGCCGTACGGCAGGAACAGCCGCACCTCGTACTGACCGTGACCGGGCCCCTTCCTCCGTACAGCTTTGTGGAGTGA
- a CDS encoding gas vesicle protein has translation MANSSENTGKKNQSAAEKLSLLEVARRARAQLAELTGMEADAVSSFTETDDGWSLEIEVLELSRIPDTTSLLASYEVTLDFQAELTGYRRIRRYVRGRADSAGPSRPRPT, from the coding sequence ATGGCCAATTCATCGGAGAACACAGGGAAGAAGAACCAGAGCGCGGCGGAGAAGCTGAGCCTGCTGGAGGTGGCGCGACGAGCGCGCGCACAGCTGGCGGAGCTCACCGGGATGGAGGCCGACGCGGTCTCCTCGTTCACGGAGACCGACGACGGCTGGTCGTTGGAGATCGAAGTGCTGGAACTGAGCCGGATCCCCGACACGACGAGCCTGCTTGCGAGTTACGAGGTGACTCTCGACTTCCAGGCCGAGCTGACCGGTTACCGCAGGATCCGTCGCTACGTACGGGGGAGGGCGGACTCCGCAGGCCCGTCCCGCCCGCGACCCACATGA
- a CDS encoding gas vesicle protein K has translation MSAPRRLDLDPDTVERDLAKLVLTVVELLRQLMERQALRRVDEGDLSEDQEERIGLTLMLLEDRMDVLRDTFGLEPGDLNIDLGPLGPLLPRAG, from the coding sequence GTGAGCGCCCCGCGCAGGCTGGACCTGGACCCCGACACCGTCGAACGCGACCTCGCCAAGCTGGTCCTGACCGTGGTGGAACTGCTCCGCCAGCTCATGGAGCGCCAGGCGCTGCGCCGGGTCGACGAAGGCGACCTGAGCGAGGACCAGGAGGAGCGGATCGGACTGACCCTGATGCTGCTCGAAGACCGCATGGACGTACTGCGGGACACATTCGGGCTGGAGCCGGGGGACCTCAACATCGATCTCGGGCCGCTGGGACCGCTGCTCCCCAGGGCCGGTTAA
- a CDS encoding gas vesicle structural protein GvpA — MTVVPAQQAGGSGGSSGLYDVLELVLDRGIVIDAFVRVSLVGIEILKIDVRVVVASVDTYLRFAEACNRLDLEAGPRKDPGLPDLVGEITESGARGKSKGALSGAAQTISEAFSKDHDEETESKPRGRRTSSRSRKEESE, encoded by the coding sequence ATGACGGTTGTACCGGCACAGCAGGCCGGAGGATCAGGCGGAAGCAGCGGTCTGTACGACGTCCTGGAACTCGTACTCGACCGAGGAATAGTGATCGACGCGTTCGTGCGCGTGTCGCTCGTAGGCATCGAGATTCTCAAGATCGACGTTCGGGTAGTGGTGGCCAGCGTCGACACCTATCTCCGGTTCGCCGAGGCGTGCAACCGCCTCGACCTGGAGGCGGGGCCCCGCAAGGACCCCGGCCTGCCCGACCTGGTGGGGGAGATCACCGAGTCCGGCGCCCGCGGCAAGTCCAAGGGCGCGCTGTCCGGCGCGGCACAGACCATCTCGGAAGCCTTCTCGAAGGACCATGACGAGGAGACCGAATCCAAGCCGCGCGGCAGGCGCACCTCGTCCCGCAGCAGGAAGGAGGAGTCGGAGTGA
- a CDS encoding gas vesicle protein GvpG yields the protein MGLLGELLLLPTAPVRGTAWVLRQVVEEAERQYYDPSVVQAELARLAERFEAGEIDDDEFDRREDELLDRLETIQNRRQTR from the coding sequence ATGGGCCTGCTGGGAGAGCTGCTGCTCCTGCCCACAGCCCCTGTGCGCGGCACCGCGTGGGTGCTGCGCCAGGTGGTTGAGGAGGCGGAGCGGCAGTACTACGACCCGTCGGTCGTCCAGGCCGAACTCGCGCGTCTCGCCGAGCGGTTCGAGGCGGGGGAGATCGACGACGACGAATTCGACCGCCGCGAGGACGAACTCCTCGACCGGCTGGAGACCATTCAGAACAGAAGGCAGACACGATGA